The following coding sequences lie in one Musa acuminata AAA Group cultivar baxijiao chromosome BXJ3-1, Cavendish_Baxijiao_AAA, whole genome shotgun sequence genomic window:
- the LOC103990495 gene encoding uncharacterized protein LOC103990495 has protein sequence MNTVQSNFSANRVVSLIGPTARNVRTSSFSTARKMKATCLHVSPPFGLRQDKLYPRFVYDVLKNEASVHAFGKNGDSKSENEPFSLESPKKATGNFRRELTVQDLLREWMKGRQFGGNGGYGNSFGGDGDPSGGPETEGSAGQFDELFQVIMATIGVIFLYTLITRGEELIRLARDYIKYLLGAKASTRLIHSMEKWRRFF, from the exons ATGAATACCGTTCAATCTAATTTCTCTGCTAATAGAGTGGTCTCTCTGATTGGACCCACTGCAAGAAATGTCAGAACCTCTTCTTTCAGTACTGCAAGGAAGATGAAAGCTACATGTTTACATGTTTCTCCACCATTTGGTCTCCGGCAAGACAAGCTGTACCCAAGATTTGTTTATGATGTCCTGAAGAATGAAGCTTCAGTGCATGCATTTGGCAAAAATGGGGACTCTAAGAGTGAAAATGAG cctttttcATTGGAATCACCAAAGAAAGCTACAGGCAATTTTAGAAGAGAGCTAACTGTGCAGGACTTGTTGAGGGAGTGGATGAAGGGAAGACAATTTGGTGGAAACGGAGGTTATGGGAATTCGTTTGGGGGTGATGGTGATCCTTCGGGTGGTCCAGAGACCGAAGGGTCTGCAGGACAATTTGATGAACTCTTTCAAGTGATCATGGCAACTATTGGTGTAATATTTCTG TATACACTTATAACCCGTGGCGAGGAACTGATCCGTCTTGCTAGAGactacatcaaatatcttttagGTGCTAAAGCCAGCACCAGGTTGATCCATTCAATGGAGAAATGGCGTAGGTTTTTTTAG
- the LOC103990485 gene encoding transcription repressor OFP7: protein MGKGFRLRLWRAFPGFKSCRSKDVAASSPVYRLSRVGSDGFDVELQLADHHRHRHPPLISSRCCRPWRFRSPLASAARKGAEADDLPLARETPGYLWREEERWHVVATTGGGGDVPSSPRQKIDSDDGGAFLRKANRRRGAGLRRRRRREATRRRWGNNSSADEDSGWFSSDEENEERLSECFGRCYGDGSEKEEETLISSTDVDSCDNLVWRRRAKRSWTAEAAVAVVKRSEDPREDFRQSMAEMVVEKKIFDAAGLEQLLRCFLSLNSSHHHAAIIAAFEDIWAALFSAAGVGAHG from the coding sequence ATGGGGAAGGGCTTCCGTCTCCGGCTATGGCGCGCGTTCCCTGGGTTCAAGAGCTGCCGTTCCAAGGATGTTGCTGCCTCCTCCCCCGTGTACCGTCTCTCTCGCGTCGGCTCAGACGGTTTCGACGTCGAGCTGCAGCTGGCCGATCACCACCGCCATCGCCACCCTCCCTTGATCTCCTCTCGGTGCTGCCGCCCCTGGCGATTCCGCTCGCCGCTGGCTTCAGCTGCAAGGAAGGGTGCCGAAGCTGATGATCTCCCCCTGGCCAGGGAGACGCCGGGTTATCTctggagggaggaggagaggtggCACGTGGTGGCCACCACCGGCGGCGGGGGCGATGTCCCCTCGTCCCCGCGCCAGAAGATCGACTCCGATGATGGAGGGGCGTTTCTGCGCAAGGCGAACAGGCGGAGGGGAGCTGGCCTccggcggaggcggcggagggAGGCCACGAGAAGGAGATGGGGCAATAATTCCTCGGCAGACGAGGACAGCGGGTGGTTCAGCAGCGACGAGGAGAATGAAGAGCGACTGAGCGAGTGTTTCGGTCGCTGCTACGGTGATGGAagtgagaaggaagaggagacgcTGATCTCGTCGACGGACGTGGACTCGTGCGATAATCTTGTCTGGCGGCGGAGGGCGAAGAGGAGCTGGACGGCGGAGGCGGCAGTGGCGGTGGTGAAGCGGTCGGAGGATCCGAGGGAGGACTTCCGGCAGTCGATGGCGGAGATGGTGGTGGAGAAGAAGATCTTCGATGCCGCAGGGCTGGAGCAGCTGTTGCGCTGCTTTCTGTCCCTCAACTCGAGCCACCACCACGCCGCCATCATCGCCGCCTTCGAGGACATCTGGGCCGCGCTCTTCTCGGCGGCGGGCGTCGGGGCACATGGCTAG